From the genome of Nicotiana tabacum cultivar K326 chromosome 17, ASM71507v2, whole genome shotgun sequence:
TTTTGCGTGAGTTTTCCTTTCAATAAAGACATGTTGCTTTTTGAGTAACATATTCATATAAATATTTCTTACACTCTCGatatatataagttaaactcATAGTATATTTCTATAAGAGAGAACCAGAAAGATAGAATCACATACTGTGAAAGAGCTTTCTTTCATTAAAATTCAATGAAGACCAACTCGAAACCAAGAACGCTACATTCAACATGGTTATTATGGAGGACATGTCAATGTCTATAAGCCCGCAATTAGTGAAATAGAAGAAAGTCATAAGCctcaagaaaaagagaaaagaacccTCCAATCATGAAGGCATCAGAGTATGTGAATATCATTATATATAATTGTACAAGTAATAAATGCATTAATAGGCAAAAGCGAATTAAACACACGGTACAATTAAGCCAGAAAACCATATACAAAAAGATTGTAATGAAATGACATGGTGCTTCTTGATCAAGGAATAATGGCACAACTGCCAGAACTTTGGACGTATTTAAGCTTAATTATATTAATGGCAGTTGTAATGATCATAAGGAGTAAACCAATGAAAGAAGCAATAATGGCTCCTTGTCCATGGGTGCAGTATGTATCAAATTTATCACAGATTTTGTTCCATCTTGCATGAGAATTCCCATCTCTGCCAAGCTGCCCCATAAAAGCTGCTGCACTTGCTCCACCAGATACTAGTGCCACATTCATCTACAGAATCCAAACAATTAAAAAGACATAATAAAGGATTAAATTATGattaatgaaaaggaaaaaaattaattcaaaatcGATACAGGAAAAAAGGGCAACCGGTGCACAAAGCATATCACGTTTACATAGGttccggggaagggccgcaccctaaAGGGatgtgatgtaggcagcctaccctgATGCAAATATCAGTGGCTGATTCTACGGTTCGAACcggtgacctataggtcacatgaAGACAATTTTACCGTTGCTACAATCGATAGAGGaaaattcctttatattaaaaatGGGGAATTAGCGGTAATTAAATGGATTGATTACCATGTCAAGGACTCCTATCGTATAAAAACGAAGTCCCTTGAAATCATATTTGCTTCCAACAAAACAAGCTGCTAACATGAGCAAGTTATGGAGACTGCATAGTCCGTTTGCTATCACAAAGAACCTGCATATATACACAAATTAAAATCACCATCTTAACTATATTATTTTGTGCTGCAACAGCACTTGCAATATTTTATACTaatatttttttccaattaaagttaAGAAgagtgattttctttttctccgagaaaaagaattttataagtttaaaaaaaaattaatttatatatagtGACAAAAAAAGGCAGctcagtgcactaagctcccgctatgtgcggggtccgAGGAAaggtcggaccacaagggtctattgtacgcaaccttaccttgcatttctgcaagaggctgtttccacggcttgaacccgtgactttctggtcacatgacaataactttaccagttacgccgaGGAATTTATATATACTGACAGTATAAAGAAATTACGGAAAGAACTTATAAGATAGTGAGAAATTAAAGGGCTTACACAAAAGCAGGAGTGTGCTGGAACTTAGCAGTGAGGGTGGCTTGTATAGGAGTGGTACCAATTGTAGCAACAACAAAAGTTTTCTGTTGCTTGTTAAGTGCCATAACCAATGTTGCTGAAATTGTTGCACCAAATGCCAATAACCTCAACAATGCCATCACCCAATTATAATAATCCTTAGGCTTATAATTACTAGTGTTATTATTTTCCCCTACTAATTGCTGGTTGTTGCTTCCTGCAGCCACACCTGGTTTTTGTTGTCCATTTTCTTGAGCCATTTTGTGTTTGCTTAATTTCTAATATGCAGCTACTCATGCCAGCTGATTCATATATAATGGTACTTTCTTtcattattttactttttatgtcATCAAAGATTAATCAGTTGGTGAGAAAATGGAAGTCTTATTGTATATGAAGTATGGGACAAGTTTAGACATGATCTTCGAGTTGGTATATGTGAGGTGATTATGCGTGGAAAAGTGAGATATTAAACCAATAAAGACATGAGTATTTGGGTTTGGGTTTGGGGGGAATATTTTACCATAATATTGTTTGTTGAACAATAAATTCAATAGAAATTATATCCTTCATTTTCTTGACAATCGTACGCACTCTCAAAGAAATAAGTTCCAACCATTAATTTCCTACCAGCAAGCAATTCAATCCGCTTCTAGTAAAAGGCTCTTACGGTTTAGCTCATGCTTGCAAGATTTATATTGTTTCAGTTATCTTTTAGGTTAGAATTTCTTTCAGATGGGAACCATTGTTGTCAACTCTAACAAACTTGAAATTTACTTCCAGAAACTCAGAAATAAAAAAGGGTATTTTATCGAAAAGCAGATAACTTTTAATATGGACATATCATGTCGATATTAATCAAAGACGAATTCAAGAAGTGTTTTCCAAGTTCAACTGAATTTATTACTTTCAGCTCAAACTATATACATATACAAAAAAAGTTAAATGTATGCAAATATATATAAACATTACACTCATTATGAACTCACTAACTTTAAATCAATTCGCCATTTTATAGTAATTATTACATAGTAAAGCAAGGCCTTTAAGACCAGTAAGTTTCAAGGTCATATGTATTAATATCTGGCATATAAGGTACATCACATTCTGTACTTGTGACATTGGGCATATTCACGCCACAAATCTAATGCATAGTTCACAATTACTGACTCCAAATAATCACACAAATCACTGTAGACTCAATCACCCAATCATATTCAAAATGTTACAGAAAATAGGGGTATGGCTGTAGTATTAACACTAGACACTACCATATTTATATGCAGCGAGCCATCTTTATACTCGTCTTTCCAATTGATGCGAGCAAAATTTTCAACCGTCTTCGACGAACAACTTCTTTAACTCATATGTTACTATGTTGTCGTTACACCAACAACAACATTGCTCACctagaaaaatttaaaaattgtatCATTAATAATAAAGCAGACAACTTGAATCTGAAGAGGCCCAATATAC
Proteins encoded in this window:
- the LOC107802112 gene encoding CASP-like protein 1B2 encodes the protein MAQENGQQKPGVAAGSNNQQLVGENNNTSNYKPKDYYNWVMALLRLLAFGATISATLVMALNKQQKTFVVATIGTTPIQATLTAKFQHTPAFVFFVIANGLCSLHNLLMLAACFVGSKYDFKGLRFYTIGVLDMMNVALVSGGASAAAFMGQLGRDGNSHARWNKICDKFDTYCTHGQGAIIASFIGLLLMIITTAINIIKLKYVQSSGSCAIIP